The following proteins are co-located in the Sphingobacteriia bacterium genome:
- a CDS encoding HlyC/CorC family transporter: protein MTDRSSDTSLDIETIKNHSKNKKPSSTGFWAKLFGLETQEDDEDENFEDKIIEIIKDHDATNKLSGIEGRVLLHNILEFGALTASDVMIPRSDIVALSVDSNKDDIIKSFIKHNHSRMPIFEKDLDNVIGFVHIKDLLTLFLTDESNFNLKKIIREIIFVVPTMNIIDLLVKMRSARVHMALVLDEYGGIDGLITIDDLLEQIVGNIEEDHDIKKPEIVKVSEKVFEASARISIEKLEEVLDRNIFDGDEEDCETLAGLIFVLAGHVPSKGEIINHPLGIKFEILDADPRNVKTARIILPA, encoded by the coding sequence ATGACCGACCGATCGAGTGATACCTCATTAGATATAGAAACAATCAAAAACCATTCAAAAAATAAAAAACCTTCTTCTACAGGTTTTTGGGCAAAATTATTTGGCTTAGAAACACAGGAAGACGATGAAGATGAAAATTTTGAAGATAAAATCATAGAAATAATCAAAGACCATGATGCTACTAATAAACTATCGGGTATTGAGGGTAGAGTATTATTACATAATATACTTGAATTTGGAGCTCTTACTGCAAGTGATGTTATGATACCTCGTTCTGATATCGTTGCGCTTAGTGTAGATAGCAATAAAGATGACATTATTAAATCTTTTATTAAACATAATCATTCAAGAATGCCAATTTTTGAAAAAGATTTAGATAATGTTATTGGTTTTGTTCATATAAAAGATCTTTTAACCCTATTTCTCACAGATGAAAGTAATTTCAATTTAAAAAAGATTATTAGAGAAATAATATTTGTAGTACCTACTATGAATATAATTGATCTACTTGTAAAAATGCGTAGTGCGCGTGTTCACATGGCTCTCGTACTTGATGAATATGGTGGAATTGACGGACTTATAACTATTGATGATTTACTTGAACAAATTGTTGGTAATATCGAAGAAGACCATGATATTAAAAAGCCAGAAATAGTTAAAGTATCTGAAAAAGTTTTTGAAGCAAGTGCCCGTATTTCAATTGAAAAACTCGAAGAAGTTTTAGATAGAAATATTTTTGACGGTGACGAAGAGGATTGTGAAACTTTGGCAGGTTTAATATTTGTGCTCGCAGGACATGTTCCTTCTAAAGGTGAAATTATAAATCATCCATTAGGTATAAAATTTGAAATTTTAGATGCAGATCCAAGAAATGTAAAAACTGCACGTATTATTTTACCAGCTTAA
- a CDS encoding DUF4385 domain-containing protein yields MPRPYDNFDRKKYIFKAEINYRQNPEAYRVAKGEQGVLICEPYKSEILPYWRFAKPETAKESSEKIYSLFEEYLKNDDFIGADMARKFLQMGFTRSRRYYNYKGGKKYRDSSGEMFERNTGDPEKMQSSLYFYEKWQEAENNLMYKEKKNEWREKWG; encoded by the coding sequence ATGCCTCGTCCATATGATAATTTTGACAGAAAAAAATATATATTTAAGGCAGAAATAAACTATCGTCAGAACCCTGAAGCATACAGAGTTGCTAAAGGAGAGCAGGGGGTTTTAATCTGTGAACCTTATAAAAGTGAAATTTTACCTTATTGGCGCTTTGCAAAACCTGAAACGGCTAAAGAAAGTTCTGAAAAAATATATTCTTTATTTGAAGAATATTTAAAAAATGATGATTTTATAGGTGCAGATATGGCGCGGAAATTTCTTCAAATGGGATTTACTCGCAGCAGACGTTATTACAATTATAAGGGTGGTAAAAAATATAGGGATAGTTCAGGGGAAATGTTTGAGCGTAATACCGGTGACCCTGAGAAAATGCAAAGCTCACTTTATTTTTATGAAAAATGGCAAGAAGCTGAAAATAATTTAATGTATAAAGAAAAGAAAAATGAGTGGAGAGAAAAATGGGGATAG
- a CDS encoding DUF2945 domain-containing protein, which yields MSKYRKGSKVSWKWGKGTAEGKIKEIYTDSIKKSLKGHQITRNGSKDNPAYLIEQENGSQIVKLHSELS from the coding sequence ATGTCAAAATATAGAAAAGGTTCTAAAGTTTCCTGGAAATGGGGAAAAGGTACTGCTGAAGGTAAAATAAAAGAAATTTATACGGATAGTATTAAAAAAAGCCTTAAAGGGCATCAAATTACTAGAAATGGATCAAAAGATAACCCGGCTTATTTAATTGAGCAAGAAAACGGCTCGCAAATAGTTAAGCTTCATAGTGAACTTAGTTAG
- a CDS encoding AAA family ATPase, with translation MISRGLEIILNRATQIAREFKHTSATVEHLLLALMEDPEVIIVLRGCGVKPEGIIARLKQFLANLHPNSSGLKSPAHVILSEGLQRIIHKATMSAQTSGLKEVNCATVLSEIFSEHDAFAVNCLLDHNLTKLDVLNFIMHGVTKHDSIPNNYNVNFGHNFENNGNNNPQLPNNNNSNNTNNNSNKSHEVKPESVTPPPIRENKGAVSPLDLYCINLNKMALSGEIDVLIGREKEIERTIEILSRRGKNNPLFIGDPGVGKTALVEGLALKIVKKQVPGPLQKSVIYSLDMGSLLAGTRYRGDFEERIKSVIREIEKIPEAILFIDEIHTIIGAGATSGGSLDASNLLKPALTRGAFRCIGSTTFKEYSNHFEKDHALVRRFQKVIIEATSIPETIRILYGIKTYYEKFHKVTYEAGTIEAAVTLADRFINQKQLPDKAIDVIDEAAAQVKLTHTGRRKKVVAVSDIEKIVSKIANVPTQSLSSDESQKLMSLEQNLKRTIHGQDKAIEALCSAIKLSRAGLRHSKKPIGCYLFSGPTGVGKTELAKQLAHFIDMELIRFDMSEYMEKHSVSKLIGTPPGYVGFDQGGLLSDSVDKTPYSVVLFDEIEKADPDIYNLLLQVMDYGKLTDHNGKHINFCNTIIIMTSNVGASEVSKTPIGFTRDVTQNDSKAAINRVFTPEFLNRLDAIIPFDPLNSFTLSNIVNKFVDILKQQLLQKDVHLVLSPATLAYLAREGYDPTNGARPLERVIDSTIKKNLADEILFGRLNKGGEVYVDYVDGKVKIDINNMNKVKLVES, from the coding sequence ATGATTTCAAGAGGTCTAGAAATTATACTCAATCGTGCGACCCAAATAGCAAGAGAATTTAAACATACTAGTGCCACCGTTGAGCATTTACTATTAGCTCTAATGGAAGATCCGGAAGTGATTATCGTACTTCGTGGATGTGGTGTTAAGCCTGAAGGTATTATTGCAAGATTAAAACAATTTCTTGCCAATCTTCATCCAAATTCATCAGGTCTTAAATCACCAGCGCATGTAATTTTATCAGAAGGTTTACAAAGAATTATTCATAAAGCAACAATGAGTGCGCAAACTTCTGGTTTAAAGGAAGTTAATTGTGCAACTGTTTTATCAGAAATTTTTTCTGAACATGATGCATTCGCAGTGAATTGTTTGTTAGATCATAATTTAACTAAATTAGACGTGTTAAATTTCATCATGCATGGAGTTACTAAACACGATTCTATTCCAAATAATTACAATGTTAATTTTGGCCATAATTTTGAAAATAATGGGAATAATAATCCACAATTACCAAATAATAATAACTCTAATAATACAAATAATAATAGTAACAAAAGTCATGAAGTTAAACCTGAATCAGTTACACCTCCACCAATTAGAGAAAATAAAGGTGCAGTAAGTCCATTAGATTTATATTGTATTAATTTAAATAAAATGGCTTTAAGTGGTGAGATTGATGTTTTAATCGGTAGAGAAAAAGAAATTGAAAGAACTATTGAAATTCTTTCAAGAAGAGGGAAGAATAATCCATTATTTATAGGTGATCCTGGAGTTGGTAAAACAGCTTTAGTTGAAGGACTTGCTTTAAAAATTGTTAAAAAACAAGTTCCGGGTCCACTTCAAAAATCTGTTATCTATTCATTAGACATGGGTTCATTACTTGCAGGTACAAGATATCGTGGTGATTTTGAAGAAAGAATAAAATCAGTAATTAGAGAAATTGAAAAAATTCCTGAAGCTATACTTTTTATTGATGAAATTCATACAATTATAGGTGCAGGTGCAACATCGGGTGGTTCATTAGATGCAAGTAATCTTTTAAAGCCCGCTTTAACTCGTGGTGCATTCAGATGTATTGGTTCTACAACATTTAAAGAATATAGTAATCACTTTGAAAAAGATCATGCGCTTGTTCGCAGATTCCAGAAAGTTATTATTGAAGCTACTTCAATTCCTGAAACAATTAGGATTTTATACGGAATTAAAACATATTATGAAAAATTCCATAAAGTTACTTATGAAGCAGGTACAATTGAAGCTGCTGTAACCCTTGCTGACAGATTTATTAATCAAAAACAATTACCAGATAAAGCTATTGATGTAATTGATGAGGCAGCAGCACAAGTTAAGCTTACACATACAGGAAGAAGGAAAAAAGTTGTCGCAGTTTCTGATATTGAAAAAATTGTATCTAAAATTGCTAACGTTCCAACTCAATCGCTTTCAAGTGATGAGTCACAAAAACTTATGTCTCTTGAACAAAATCTTAAACGTACAATTCATGGTCAAGATAAAGCAATTGAAGCTTTATGTTCTGCAATTAAATTGTCACGTGCAGGTTTAAGACATAGCAAAAAACCGATTGGTTGTTATTTATTCTCTGGTCCAACAGGGGTTGGTAAAACAGAGCTTGCAAAACAACTTGCTCATTTTATTGATATGGAATTAATTCGTTTCGATATGTCAGAATATATGGAGAAACATTCAGTTTCTAAACTTATTGGTACCCCTCCAGGTTATGTAGGGTTTGACCAAGGTGGTTTATTATCTGATTCTGTAGATAAAACTCCTTATTCTGTAGTGTTATTCGATGAAATTGAAAAGGCTGATCCAGATATTTATAACTTATTATTACAGGTAATGGATTACGGTAAACTTACTGATCATAATGGTAAGCATATAAATTTCTGTAATACAATTATTATTATGACATCAAACGTAGGTGCATCTGAAGTAAGTAAAACTCCAATTGGCTTTACTCGTGATGTGACACAAAATGATTCTAAAGCTGCGATTAATAGAGTGTTTACTCCTGAATTCTTGAATCGTTTAGATGCAATAATTCCATTTGATCCACTTAACTCATTTACTCTATCTAATATCGTTAACAAATTTGTTGATATACTTAAACAACAATTATTACAAAAAGATGTTCATTTAGTTCTTTCTCCGGCAACTCTTGCCTATCTTGCAAGAGAAGGTTATGATCCAACCAATGGTGCAAGACCGCTTGAAAGAGTAATTGATTCGACAATTAAGAAAAACCTTGCAGACGAAATCCTCTTTGGGCGTTTAAATAAAGGTGGTGAAGTGTATGTTGATTATGTCGATGGTAAAGTGAAAATTGATATTAACAACATGAATAAAGTCAAATTAGTAGAAAGTTAA
- a CDS encoding flagellar hook-basal body complex protein, with the protein MALYGAFFSGLSGMHGTSQAIASAADNITNSNTVGYKASSVSFKTMVTGSSSKNNYISGGVQIVNRKLVDYQGMIQSTGVVSDIAVSGKGMIVVNSRNDGTGDFLFTRAGSFRQDNLGNFVNAAGHTLMAWQLDNEGRIPGEPGNINTISNALLDSLTPVNLRSLSGAVAATTKVDFSMNLDAGERVLQGAGQTIRIPSTSTQNSAVNMSDILVPNANLPIGATLKINDAANTYTYTYGGLSYSNDVTLGIMGATNATQVFTTGLTNGDKFTISTSNLGTLTYTFTTSTPDVTSGYFNNLATLAQAISNTQGMTARVQNNRLWVSPIDANDNMTFANVGAATMVGSLGLFNVAASAPAILGDGVVTSEDITATPMFGQNTAAGVFVGPTAGVDTLTITTPSGGTSTFTFNSPPGAGQFESLSTLATAINATAGLNANILNGRLSISSDTYTDTITFGYTGTDFPTTLGLADATALPGNVQRFTTLQGLRTMINDTDTIAATTVSSSSANASLYIYNKNPLGIIMYDYGYPLPNATTNPLTEFGLVRNVDTLASNTDLAKGVATIAPTGPAYDPLGITADNMAGGDVVPQFSRNFEVYDPLGARHDFRISFVKVATNVWAAEIYALDPDDIVISSGRTDGMVAYGNITFNGDGSLRNVTSQLTAPITLTWTNGAIASTINLDLGTAGLPAGTVGATVIGLRDGLSQVHADYNVQFVEQNGVSAALLSTIDIDGSGYIIANYSNGLSQKLFQIPLGEFPNYDGLAAKDGNVYASNQEAGAFNLRKPNSGSVGTLQSNALEQANVELADELTKLVVAQRGYEANTQIIKTVNELLRELNRLFT; encoded by the coding sequence ATGGCTTTATATGGAGCTTTCTTCTCGGGTCTTTCAGGTATGCATGGTACAAGCCAGGCAATCGCCTCTGCCGCAGATAACATTACAAACAGTAACACGGTTGGTTATAAAGCTAGTTCTGTTAGCTTTAAAACAATGGTGACAGGTTCTAGCTCTAAGAACAACTATATAAGTGGTGGTGTTCAAATCGTTAACAGAAAACTAGTTGATTATCAAGGTATGATTCAATCTACCGGTGTGGTATCAGATATTGCGGTATCTGGTAAAGGTATGATTGTCGTAAATAGTAGAAATGATGGTACCGGTGACTTCTTATTTACTCGTGCTGGTTCATTTAGACAGGATAACCTTGGTAACTTCGTAAATGCAGCAGGTCACACACTTATGGCATGGCAACTTGACAACGAAGGAAGAATTCCGGGTGAGCCAGGTAATATTAACACAATTTCAAACGCTCTTTTAGACAGTTTAACCCCGGTTAACTTAAGATCTTTAAGCGGTGCGGTAGCAGCAACAACTAAAGTTGACTTTTCAATGAACTTAGATGCAGGTGAAAGAGTATTACAAGGTGCAGGTCAAACTATTCGCATACCTTCTACTTCTACTCAAAATAGTGCTGTTAATATGTCAGACATATTAGTGCCTAATGCAAATCTACCTATTGGTGCAACTTTAAAAATTAATGATGCTGCAAATACATATACGTACACCTATGGTGGTTTATCATACAGTAATGACGTTACTCTTGGTATTATGGGTGCAACAAACGCAACTCAAGTATTTACTACAGGCTTAACTAATGGTGATAAATTTACTATTTCGACTTCTAATTTAGGAACATTAACTTATACATTTACTACAAGTACTCCAGATGTTACAAGTGGTTACTTTAATAACTTAGCAACACTTGCTCAAGCTATTAGTAACACACAAGGAATGACAGCGAGAGTTCAAAACAACAGATTATGGGTAAGTCCAATTGATGCAAATGATAATATGACTTTTGCAAACGTAGGTGCAGCGACAATGGTAGGTAGCTTAGGTCTATTTAACGTTGCAGCTTCAGCTCCGGCTATTTTAGGTGATGGTGTAGTAACATCTGAGGATATTACAGCAACACCGATGTTTGGTCAAAACACAGCTGCTGGTGTGTTTGTTGGTCCTACAGCGGGTGTTGACACTTTAACAATAACAACACCATCTGGCGGTACGTCTACTTTCACATTTAACAGCCCTCCAGGTGCAGGACAATTTGAATCACTTTCAACTCTTGCAACAGCAATTAACGCAACAGCTGGTTTAAATGCAAATATTTTAAACGGTAGATTATCAATTTCATCTGATACATATACTGACACTATTACTTTTGGGTATACTGGTACCGACTTCCCAACTACACTTGGTTTAGCTGATGCAACAGCGCTTCCTGGTAACGTACAAAGATTTACAACATTGCAGGGTCTTCGTACAATGATTAACGATACTGATACAATTGCAGCAACAACAGTAAGTTCATCAAGTGCAAATGCGAGTTTATATATTTATAATAAAAACCCATTAGGTATCATTATGTATGACTATGGGTATCCTTTACCAAATGCTACAACAAACCCTTTAACTGAATTTGGTTTGGTTCGTAACGTTGATACGCTTGCATCTAATACTGATCTTGCTAAAGGTGTTGCAACAATTGCTCCTACAGGGCCTGCTTATGATCCACTTGGTATTACAGCAGATAATATGGCCGGTGGTGATGTTGTTCCACAATTTAGCCGTAACTTTGAAGTTTACGATCCATTAGGTGCGCGTCACGATTTCAGGATAAGTTTTGTAAAAGTTGCAACTAACGTTTGGGCTGCAGAAATTTATGCTCTTGATCCTGATGACATCGTTATTTCTTCAGGTAGAACTGACGGAATGGTAGCTTATGGTAACATTACATTTAACGGTGATGGTAGTTTAAGAAACGTAACTTCTCAATTAACTGCGCCAATTACACTTACATGGACTAATGGTGCGATCGCAAGTACTATTAATTTAGATTTAGGTACTGCAGGTTTACCAGCTGGTACTGTTGGTGCTACTGTAATCGGTTTACGTGACGGTTTAAGTCAAGTTCATGCTGATTATAACGTACAATTCGTAGAGCAAAACGGTGTGTCCGCAGCACTTTTAAGTACTATTGATATAGATGGCAGCGGTTATATAATCGCAAACTATAGTAATGGTCTTTCACAAAAACTTTTCCAAATTCCATTAGGTGAATTTCCTAACTATGATGGATTGGCTGCAAAGGATGGTAACGTATATGCATCTAACCAAGAAGCTGGTGCGTTCAACTTACGTAAACCAAATAGTGGAAGTGTAGGTACGCTACAATCAAACGCTCTTGAACAAGCGAACGTAGAGCTTGCAGATGAATTAACAAAGCTAGTAGTAGCTCAACGTGGTTATGAAGCAAATACTCAAATTATTAAAACTGTTAATGAACTATTAAGAGAATTAAACAGATTATTTACTTAA
- a CDS encoding flagellar hook assembly protein FlgD, whose protein sequence is MSEINQPGAVARLNSSTTPHQTSMRPIKKDSSSGKKEQLMADRDAYLQLLLTQLKSQSPQNPADTNQMTQQIVAISQAEQTISMNENIEKLVQMEEAKERAALVNYIGKDVDYSEAVKALGIGNVQFSYGIQDDAERLKVKIINSSGEVVKTAGVDPAQRKSGVHTYEWDGRNNSGQRLPEGLYRIEIEAYKDTGSPMQAITTSRATVLGMVEELGKYNFILSNGNKIGLDEIQGIYLAQQQTTEATN, encoded by the coding sequence ATGAGTGAAATTAATCAGCCAGGTGCAGTAGCAAGACTTAATTCTTCCACAACACCACATCAGACATCAATGAGACCGATTAAAAAAGATTCAAGTTCTGGTAAAAAAGAGCAATTAATGGCAGATAGGGATGCTTACTTACAATTATTATTAACTCAATTAAAGAGCCAAAGTCCACAAAACCCAGCTGATACTAATCAAATGACACAACAAATTGTAGCTATTTCTCAAGCTGAGCAAACAATAAGTATGAATGAAAATATTGAAAAACTAGTTCAAATGGAAGAAGCAAAAGAAAGAGCTGCGCTTGTTAATTACATCGGTAAAGACGTTGATTATAGCGAAGCTGTTAAAGCGCTCGGTATTGGTAACGTGCAATTTAGTTACGGAATACAAGATGATGCTGAAAGATTAAAAGTTAAAATAATAAATTCATCCGGTGAAGTTGTAAAGACTGCAGGTGTTGACCCTGCTCAGCGTAAATCTGGTGTGCATACATATGAATGGGATGGTAGAAATAATAGCGGTCAAAGATTGCCAGAAGGTTTATATCGCATTGAAATAGAAGCTTATAAAGATACTGGATCTCCTATGCAAGCAATTACTACATCAAGAGCTACTGTATTAGGAATGGTAGAAGAATTAGGAAAATACAATTTCATTTTAAGTAACGGCAATAAAATCGGATTAGATGAAATTCAAGGTATTTATTTAGCGCAACAACAAACAACAGAAGCAACTAATTAA
- a CDS encoding flagellar hook-length control protein FliK — protein MLIAPTGSVITANQQITQVPNGQQVNVGIGSNGIVPVDANVEILDSKPKNLFTEALKQLKEGEVILSSESLEEQNKLIAEEAKNDVIEVPIQYGLVVNPEIVAQQISNQLEASNGEISKISFNEINLEDAVRDQINRNAHGNNLDVDLNEKTTSEVLEFEGLLDVNNKKINVDEAKDSAVEVGKVNQIESNKIGDLALNDTSDLALNNTGELALNTPTKKVLPVILSADSNLEVGSKYQAEEGNALKVSDEFKIQNNEQDVLGDNKNIDKKSNSLESIPNQETELNTKNNKIEFANVSARQVENVVKENINSKIEKSQNEISKIDNEEVSKVQESNSVTNLNAVRDDHRFLKHDIKNDLNAIDKISEATLPAHEQIRLSVIKNIQGNNSKVVVQLEPKELGKVEITMKMNEESISGISIAVEKIETLELIQRDFKHLEKSLSENGIKIASDNISFNLRNDTNQQAKDNREFLEDKKEFLRSLDDIGIDAKQDNLIIRNYISDHVLDIRV, from the coding sequence ATGTTAATAGCGCCAACAGGAAGTGTAATAACCGCTAATCAGCAAATTACGCAAGTACCTAATGGACAACAAGTAAACGTAGGTATTGGTAGTAATGGAATTGTTCCTGTTGATGCAAATGTTGAAATTTTAGATAGTAAGCCTAAAAATTTATTTACTGAGGCGTTAAAGCAACTTAAAGAAGGTGAGGTTATACTTTCTTCTGAAAGTTTGGAAGAGCAAAATAAATTAATTGCAGAAGAAGCTAAAAACGATGTTATTGAAGTTCCAATTCAATATGGTCTTGTTGTTAATCCGGAAATTGTTGCGCAGCAAATAAGTAATCAATTAGAAGCTTCTAACGGTGAAATAAGTAAAATTTCATTTAATGAAATAAATTTAGAAGATGCAGTGAGAGATCAAATTAATAGAAATGCTCATGGTAATAATCTAGATGTCGATTTAAATGAAAAAACTACAAGTGAAGTATTAGAATTTGAAGGTTTGCTTGATGTAAATAATAAAAAAATAAATGTAGATGAAGCTAAAGATAGTGCAGTTGAAGTAGGTAAAGTAAATCAAATAGAAAGTAATAAAATAGGTGATTTAGCTTTAAATGATACAAGTGATTTAGCTTTAAATAATACAGGTGAGTTAGCTTTAAATACTCCAACTAAAAAAGTTTTACCAGTTATTTTAAGTGCCGATTCTAACCTTGAAGTTGGTAGTAAATATCAAGCTGAAGAGGGTAATGCGCTTAAAGTAAGTGATGAATTTAAAATACAGAATAACGAACAAGATGTTTTAGGTGATAATAAAAATATTGATAAGAAAAGTAATAGTTTAGAGTCAATACCGAATCAAGAAACTGAATTAAACACAAAAAATAATAAAATCGAATTTGCTAACGTTTCAGCTCGCCAAGTAGAGAATGTGGTAAAGGAAAACATAAATAGTAAAATTGAAAAATCTCAAAATGAAATTTCCAAAATTGATAATGAAGAAGTTTCTAAAGTACAAGAATCAAATAGTGTTACAAATTTAAATGCTGTTAGAGATGATCATCGTTTTTTAAAGCATGATATAAAAAATGATTTAAATGCTATTGATAAAATTTCAGAAGCTACTTTACCAGCGCACGAACAAATCAGATTAAGTGTAATCAAAAATATTCAAGGTAATAATAGTAAAGTTGTAGTTCAACTTGAACCAAAAGAATTAGGTAAAGTTGAAATTACTATGAAGATGAATGAAGAATCAATTAGCGGAATTTCTATAGCAGTAGAAAAAATAGAAACTCTAGAACTTATTCAAAGAGATTTTAAACATTTAGAAAAATCTTTAAGTGAAAATGGCATAAAAATTGCTTCTGATAACATTAGCTTTAACTTGCGTAATGATACTAATCAGCAGGCAAAAGATAACAGAGAATTTTTAGAAGATAAAAAGGAATTCTTGAGATCTTTAGATGATATTGGAATTGATGCGAAACAAGATAATTTGATAATTCGAAATTACATAAGTGATCACGTTTTAGATATAAGGGTATAG
- a CDS encoding ATP-dependent DNA helicase RecG: MNDFSFLFANIDTLRGVGEKTRDALLRLGIEKVKDLLLYKPLCVDRKKYFTENEKVDPLTTYIVPIKITHIPETRNFKVSKKNRLIINGLSYSTPIMLTFFNFTPYHIINKIKLNGEYFFVGKITVFNNKLQLVHPDFYNQEQLSIISQLDPKYSLTYGITSKMINNLAEQAIIKIANLPEWLPQRILKSLNFPDFATSLKQLHFLEYENSETHAKAIERLIFDELLAHHLTIKISKSISQTSVKSLNKIDHQLIEKIKLHLSFKLTVDQEKVLDDIFKDISKPHPMFRLLQGDVGSGKTIVALISMVASISQGGQAVIMAPTDILAKQHFETFKQILDKFNIPVGLLKSAMPGKQKQETIKQCEDGSIRIVVGTHSLIQDNIIFKDLKFVVIDEQHRFGVKQRLSLSQKGEAVDTVLMTATPIPRTLMLANYGDIDVSVIAVKPEGRKPIVTSSMSIERLEELTISLKKFLNNKQKIYWICPLVEEIDTDDSLTSVNERFDFLKKHFGTEVAMVHGQMKNSEKNEIMDQFAFSDRVNILVATTVVEVGVNVPSATCIIIENAEKFGLAQLHQLRGRVGRSSLESFCVLLYGPHVSETARNRIKAMKESNDGFYLSEKDLELRGGGDILGTKQSGDMSFRIAEFPRDSHLLEIAQHEINNYPPQHTENLRLLLEIFDYQGSLELKNG; encoded by the coding sequence ATGAATGACTTTAGCTTTCTATTTGCAAATATAGATACCCTAAGAGGGGTAGGTGAAAAAACAAGAGATGCTTTACTAAGGCTTGGTATTGAAAAGGTAAAAGATTTACTTTTATATAAACCTCTTTGCGTTGATAGAAAAAAATATTTTACAGAAAATGAAAAAGTTGATCCATTAACAACTTATATTGTACCTATTAAAATTACTCATATACCTGAAACAAGAAATTTTAAGGTTAGTAAAAAAAATAGACTTATAATTAATGGGTTGAGTTATTCAACACCTATAATGCTTACGTTTTTTAATTTTACTCCCTACCATATTATTAATAAAATTAAGCTTAATGGTGAATATTTTTTTGTTGGCAAAATTACAGTTTTTAATAATAAATTACAACTTGTACATCCTGATTTTTATAACCAAGAACAATTAAGTATTATAAGTCAGCTTGACCCAAAATATTCTTTAACATATGGCATAACTTCTAAAATGATTAACAATTTAGCAGAGCAAGCAATTATTAAAATTGCAAATTTGCCTGAATGGTTGCCACAAAGAATTTTAAAAAGTCTAAATTTTCCTGATTTTGCAACCTCATTAAAACAATTACATTTTTTAGAATATGAAAATAGTGAAACTCATGCAAAAGCAATTGAAAGGCTTATTTTCGACGAACTTCTTGCTCATCATTTAACAATTAAAATTAGTAAATCAATTTCACAAACAAGCGTAAAATCTTTAAACAAAATTGATCATCAACTTATTGAAAAAATAAAATTACATTTATCATTTAAACTTACTGTGGATCAAGAAAAGGTATTAGATGATATATTTAAAGATATTTCCAAACCTCATCCAATGTTTAGATTACTTCAGGGTGATGTAGGTAGTGGCAAAACTATAGTTGCATTAATTTCAATGGTTGCTTCAATTAGCCAGGGTGGTCAGGCAGTCATAATGGCACCTACTGACATTTTGGCAAAACAACATTTTGAAACTTTTAAACAAATTTTGGATAAATTTAATATACCGGTAGGACTTTTAAAAAGTGCAATGCCTGGAAAACAAAAACAAGAAACAATTAAACAATGTGAAGACGGCAGCATTAGAATTGTTGTAGGGACACATTCATTAATACAAGACAATATTATATTTAAAGATTTGAAATTTGTAGTAATTGACGAACAACATCGTTTTGGTGTTAAACAACGTTTATCTTTAAGCCAAAAAGGTGAAGCAGTTGACACAGTACTTATGACTGCAACCCCTATTCCACGCACATTAATGCTTGCAAATTATGGTGATATTGATGTTTCAGTAATTGCAGTAAAACCTGAAGGAAGAAAACCTATTGTAACTTCCAGCATGAGCATTGAACGATTAGAAGAACTTACTATTTCACTTAAAAAATTTTTAAATAATAAACAAAAAATTTATTGGATCTGTCCACTTGTTGAGGAAATTGATACAGATGATTCTTTAACTTCGGTTAATGAAAGATTTGATTTTTTAAAAAAACATTTTGGTACTGAAGTTGCCATGGTACATGGACAAATGAAGAATTCGGAAAAAAATGAAATCATGGATCAATTCGCTTTTTCTGATCGTGTTAATATACTTGTTGCAACAACAGTAGTTGAAGTTGGCGTTAATGTTCCAAGCGCGACTTGCATTATTATTGAAAACGCTGAAAAATTTGGCCTTGCTCAGCTTCACCAACTTCGCGGACGTGTAGGTAGAAGTAGTCTAGAATCTTTTTGTGTATTATTATATGGCCCTCACGTTTCCGAAACCGCAAGAAACCGAATAAAAGCTATGAAAGAAAGTAATGATGGCTTTTATTTATCCGAAAAGGATTTAGAACTTCGCGGCGGGGGAGATATTTTAGGAACTAAACAAAGTGGAGATATGAGCTTTAGAATTGCTGAATTCCCTCGTGATTCACATTTGCTTGAAATTGCTCAACATGAAATTAATAATTACCCTCCGCAACATACTGAAAATTTAAGACTTTTATTAGAAATTTTCGATTATCAAGGCAGTTTAGAGCTTAAAAATGGGTAA